A region from the Pseudomonadota bacterium genome encodes:
- a CDS encoding phosphatidate cytidylyltransferase, giving the protein MHVDPQIGWLMRGVTGLLVTASAVTAVLKRRQGEQRSEVIANLEARVRAWWVMVGVVGLALAVGPMGSVLLFAAVSVMALREFIPLVLGGRADRVTMLWIYAVFTPLQYVLVATQWYGFFVVAIPVYAFVLLPAHTALRGRGEAFLERTAEAQWALVVCVYCVSHIPALLMLDINGYAGQNAKLLLYLLIVAQLSDVLQYVWGKLIGRHKVAPVISPNKTVEGLWGGMLSATAVGAALWRFTPFTLGQAAGLSFLITVSGFLGGLVMSAIKRDRGVKDYGQLIEGHGGVMDRIDSLCFAAPIFFHVVRYLFA; this is encoded by the coding sequence ATGCACGTCGACCCCCAGATCGGCTGGCTCATGCGCGGCGTCACCGGCCTGCTCGTCACCGCGTCGGCCGTTACCGCCGTCTTGAAGCGGCGACAGGGCGAGCAGCGCAGCGAGGTGATCGCAAACCTCGAAGCGCGGGTACGTGCGTGGTGGGTGATGGTGGGGGTGGTGGGCCTGGCCCTCGCGGTAGGCCCGATGGGTTCGGTGCTGCTGTTCGCCGCCGTCTCCGTGATGGCGCTGCGCGAGTTCATCCCCCTTGTGCTGGGCGGCCGGGCCGACCGTGTGACCATGCTCTGGATCTACGCGGTGTTCACTCCGCTGCAGTACGTGCTCGTGGCCACGCAGTGGTACGGGTTCTTTGTCGTGGCCATCCCGGTCTACGCCTTCGTCCTGCTCCCCGCACACACCGCCCTCCGCGGCAGGGGAGAGGCGTTTCTCGAGCGCACCGCCGAAGCGCAGTGGGCCCTGGTGGTGTGCGTGTACTGCGTGAGCCACATCCCCGCGCTGCTCATGCTCGACATCAATGGCTATGCCGGACAGAACGCGAAGCTGCTGCTCTACCTGCTCATCGTGGCGCAGCTGAGCGATGTGCTGCAGTACGTTTGGGGAAAGCTCATCGGCCGGCACAAGGTGGCCCCCGTCATCAGCCCGAACAAGACCGTCGAGGGGCTGTGGGGCGGCATGCTCTCCGCCACCGCCGTGGGCGCGGCCCTGTGGCGCTTCACGCCCTTCACGCTGGGGCAGGCGGCGGGCCTGTCGTTCCTCATCACGGTGAGCGGATTCCTGGGAGGGCTCGTGATGTCGGCCATCAAGCGAGATCGGGGCGTGAAGGACTACGGCCAGCTCATCGAGGGTCACGGCGGCGTGATGGACCGCATCGACTCGCTCTGCTTCGCCGCCCCCATCTTCTTCCACGTCGTCCGGTATCTGTTCGCGTAA
- a CDS encoding CDP-alcohol phosphatidyltransferase family protein, producing MPSVYDLKPAFQNLLRPLVRGLAQSGVTANQVTVAAVVLSGIGGACIAVAPQASWPLLMLPAVLLARMALNAIDGMLAREHGMQSRLGAVLNEMGDVVADTMLYLPLALVPGFCPWLVVLMNILAVMSEMMGVVAVQIGASRRYDGPMGKSDRAFWLSVAALLRGLGVPPILWLFVLQAAMCVLLVKTITNRARGALAQRGHHP from the coding sequence ATGCCGAGCGTCTACGACCTGAAGCCGGCCTTCCAGAACCTGCTGCGCCCCCTGGTGCGAGGGCTTGCCCAGAGCGGCGTCACCGCAAACCAGGTCACCGTAGCGGCCGTCGTTCTCTCGGGCATTGGGGGCGCGTGCATCGCGGTCGCCCCCCAGGCGAGCTGGCCCTTGCTGATGCTGCCGGCGGTGCTGCTGGCGCGCATGGCGCTCAACGCCATCGACGGCATGCTGGCGCGCGAGCACGGCATGCAATCGCGCCTCGGCGCCGTGCTCAACGAGATGGGGGACGTGGTGGCCGACACGATGCTGTACCTCCCCCTCGCCCTGGTGCCAGGGTTCTGCCCGTGGCTCGTGGTGCTCATGAACATCCTCGCGGTGATGAGCGAGATGATGGGCGTGGTCGCCGTGCAGATCGGAGCCAGCCGACGGTATGACGGCCCCATGGGCAAGAGCGACCGCGCCTTCTGGCTGTCGGTTGCCGCCCTCCTGCGAGGTCTCGGCGTGCCGCCCATCCTATGGCTGTTCGTGCTCCAGGCCGCGATGTGCGTGCTGCTGGTGAAGACCATCACGAACCGCGCCCGAGGCGCACTGGCCCAACGAGGCCATCATCCCTGA